The following are from one region of the Planctomycetia bacterium genome:
- a CDS encoding class I SAM-dependent methyltransferase: protein MRALRFFFDTLIYGTGYGVLNYLIHNPERLDEERVWRFITGPESSARRWIREAWPPSFLRRLILRGKQFQDAALGIEEHYDVSNEFYKLFLDPKFMFYTCADHLRGDETLIEAQTNKANHILKLLDPKPGEKIAELGCGWASMLRHIERHTGDREGLTGYTLSKEQLAFIQENYGYRVLLENFVTTQYPREYYDKIYSIGAWEAVRPQENPIVLKKLFDALKPGGKFVLHFFCRLTPKLPAAITVAQLFFPGHVPASYPELSKEFEKAGFRVTHTSCHDYRKTLRQWFEGLVSKRDEALKIVDVKTYNRYVVFFAASYKYFDERTGVLFRFVLSKPPITASIEAPPPATAK, encoded by the coding sequence ATGCGCGCTCTTCGTTTTTTCTTCGATACGCTGATCTACGGCACCGGCTACGGCGTTCTCAACTACTTGATTCACAATCCCGAGCGGCTCGATGAAGAGCGCGTGTGGCGATTCATCACGGGTCCGGAATCGTCCGCAAGGCGTTGGATTCGCGAAGCTTGGCCGCCATCGTTTCTGCGCCGACTTATTCTACGCGGCAAGCAATTCCAAGACGCGGCGCTCGGCATCGAGGAACACTACGACGTCTCGAATGAGTTCTACAAGCTCTTTCTCGATCCGAAGTTCATGTTCTACACCTGCGCCGACCACCTGCGCGGCGACGAGACTCTGATCGAAGCGCAGACGAACAAAGCCAACCACATTCTGAAACTGCTCGACCCTAAGCCCGGCGAGAAGATCGCCGAGCTCGGCTGCGGTTGGGCCTCGATGCTCCGCCATATCGAGCGACACACCGGCGACCGCGAAGGCCTGACAGGCTACACCCTCTCGAAGGAGCAGCTCGCGTTCATTCAAGAGAACTACGGCTATCGCGTGTTGCTCGAAAACTTCGTGACCACGCAGTATCCGCGCGAATACTACGATAAGATCTACAGCATCGGCGCCTGGGAAGCAGTCCGCCCGCAAGAGAATCCGATCGTGCTGAAGAAGCTGTTCGATGCGCTGAAGCCCGGCGGCAAATTCGTGTTGCACTTCTTCTGCCGGCTCACGCCCAAGCTCCCGGCGGCGATTACCGTGGCGCAGCTTTTCTTTCCGGGCCACGTACCGGCTTCGTATCCCGAACTCTCGAAGGAGTTCGAGAAGGCGGGCTTCCGCGTAACGCACACTTCTTGCCACGACTATCGCAAGACGCTGCGGCAATGGTTCGAGGGCTTAGTGTCGAAGCGTGACGAAGCGCTGAAGATCGTCGACGTGAAAACCTACAACCGTTACGTGGTCTTCTTCGCCGCGTCGTATAAATACTTCGACGAACGAACCGGAGTGCTCTTCCGTTTCGTGTTGAGCAAGCCGCCGATCACGGCCTCGATCGAAGCCCCGCCGCCCGCAACGGCAAAGTAA
- a CDS encoding DUF1592 domain-containing protein has translation MHRVLILFCFIVADSVVARAEDAATSFRAGVHSVLQAHCAKCHGDKVAEAKLRLDAPRSLEQLAEERQLWFRVLGQIESGAMPPDGETPLTAAERKAIVDWIRGDFTTLLVAKQATEGRSKLRRLSRTEYANTIYDLFGVRPTVGLNLPEDGRTDGFDKVSTALPLSASGAAGYLKMTDDVLSWMLKYVPKAPKPTDPPHMQAVVRSVARESEQSKGHILELDDGWKVSFNSDTASGPNRGFSASRPGMHKLRIAVYGYQTDKPMAFGVYAGHTGAYPQIIDLLTILEAPPGKPAVIETEVYLRTRDLNDRSPVGDALRVIPFGLGVQVPKNSQASQCKGPGLALQYIDVEQPTLPLAGDLWLTADFPPALIEELRAQRKVIANATGPKHLQAKSIDREQFLAVMKTTFQRIGARFFRRPLTDSELTAIVDTLAKQLDDGITLDRVFLDQVSALMTSPEFFCVIEQPGRLDDFALASRLSYFLWNSTPDDKLLELAGAGKLRDPQVLREQTERLLHDPKSSRFVNDFLNQWLGLRAIDDTSPDANLYPEYGKNNLLKPSSILETQAYFRRLIDENLSVTYFVDSPWVLVNEALAKHYSLPPVQGHQLRQVALPASSPFGGLWTQPSVLKVTANGTNTSPVKRGVWVAERLLGTPIPPPPPNINPIEPDVRGAKTLREQLTLHRGTGSCAACHAKFDPYGFALESFDVAGGYRTKYREIDAEVMALPYQKRQGLPTWRDGLPVDCSGQTPDGRPFADIGELRKMLIAQPERLAQGITRHLVTYSTGAPATGLDQPAIERIVQAAAKSGYGLRSIVHELVQSELFQSK, from the coding sequence ATCGTGTTCTGATTCTGTTTTGCTTCATCGTTGCCGATTCTGTCGTCGCAAGGGCCGAGGATGCGGCGACTTCGTTTCGCGCAGGCGTTCACTCCGTCTTGCAAGCGCATTGCGCGAAGTGCCACGGCGACAAGGTCGCGGAAGCGAAGCTCCGTCTCGACGCTCCTCGCTCGCTCGAGCAACTGGCCGAAGAGCGACAACTTTGGTTTCGCGTGCTCGGCCAGATCGAGTCGGGCGCCATGCCCCCCGATGGCGAAACGCCGCTTACCGCGGCGGAACGCAAAGCGATCGTCGACTGGATCCGCGGCGACTTCACGACGCTGCTCGTCGCGAAACAAGCGACGGAAGGACGAAGCAAGCTTCGCCGCCTGAGCCGCACGGAATATGCAAACACGATCTACGACCTGTTCGGCGTCCGGCCGACCGTCGGGTTGAATCTTCCGGAAGACGGCCGAACCGATGGGTTCGATAAAGTGAGCACCGCGCTCCCCCTTTCGGCTTCCGGAGCGGCCGGTTATCTGAAGATGACCGACGATGTTTTAAGTTGGATGTTGAAATACGTCCCGAAAGCTCCGAAGCCGACCGATCCGCCGCACATGCAGGCGGTGGTTCGTTCCGTGGCGCGCGAAAGCGAACAGTCGAAAGGGCACATTCTCGAACTCGACGACGGCTGGAAAGTCTCGTTCAATTCCGACACGGCTTCCGGCCCGAACCGCGGCTTCTCCGCCTCGCGCCCCGGCATGCACAAGCTGCGCATCGCGGTCTACGGCTATCAGACCGATAAGCCGATGGCGTTCGGCGTCTATGCGGGTCACACCGGTGCGTATCCTCAGATCATCGATCTGCTCACGATCTTGGAAGCGCCGCCGGGAAAACCGGCCGTGATCGAAACCGAGGTCTATTTGCGCACCCGCGATTTGAACGATCGCTCCCCGGTCGGCGATGCACTCCGTGTTATCCCGTTCGGGCTCGGCGTTCAGGTGCCGAAGAATTCGCAGGCGTCGCAATGCAAAGGCCCGGGCTTGGCACTGCAATACATCGATGTCGAACAACCGACATTACCGCTCGCCGGCGATCTCTGGTTGACCGCCGATTTCCCGCCGGCGTTGATCGAAGAGTTGCGCGCGCAGCGTAAAGTCATCGCGAATGCGACCGGCCCGAAACATTTACAGGCGAAATCGATCGACCGCGAGCAGTTTCTAGCCGTGATGAAAACGACCTTCCAGCGAATCGGCGCGCGTTTCTTTCGTCGCCCGCTGACGGACTCGGAGCTGACGGCGATCGTCGACACGCTTGCGAAGCAACTCGACGACGGCATCACGCTCGATCGCGTGTTTCTCGATCAAGTTTCCGCGTTGATGACGTCGCCCGAGTTTTTCTGCGTGATCGAACAACCCGGCCGCCTCGACGACTTTGCGCTTGCTTCGCGGTTGTCGTATTTCCTTTGGAACTCGACGCCCGACGACAAGCTGCTCGAACTCGCAGGAGCGGGCAAGCTTCGCGATCCGCAAGTGCTGCGCGAGCAAACCGAGCGTCTGCTCCATGATCCGAAGTCGTCGCGATTCGTGAACGACTTCCTGAATCAATGGCTCGGCTTGCGAGCGATCGACGACACTTCGCCCGATGCCAATCTCTATCCCGAGTACGGGAAGAACAACCTGCTCAAGCCTTCGAGCATTCTGGAAACACAAGCTTACTTTCGCCGGTTGATCGATGAAAATCTCAGCGTGACTTACTTCGTCGATTCGCCGTGGGTGCTCGTGAATGAAGCCCTCGCCAAGCATTACAGTTTGCCCCCCGTGCAAGGTCATCAGCTTCGCCAAGTGGCGTTGCCCGCGTCGTCGCCGTTCGGAGGGCTGTGGACGCAGCCCTCGGTATTGAAGGTAACGGCCAACGGCACGAACACGTCGCCGGTCAAGCGCGGCGTGTGGGTCGCCGAGCGATTGCTCGGTACGCCGATTCCGCCTCCGCCGCCGAATATCAATCCGATCGAGCCCGACGTGCGCGGCGCGAAGACATTGCGCGAACAATTGACGCTGCATCGAGGAACGGGCTCCTGCGCGGCTTGCCATGCGAAATTCGATCCCTACGGATTCGCGCTCGAAAGCTTCGACGTCGCCGGAGGCTATCGCACGAAGTACCGCGAGATCGACGCCGAGGTGATGGCGCTGCCATACCAAAAACGCCAAGGACTCCCAACGTGGCGCGACGGCCTTCCGGTAGATTGCAGCGGCCAAACTCCGGACGGTCGCCCCTTCGCCGACATCGGCGAATTACGCAAGATGCTCATTGCACAGCCCGAGCGATTGGCGCAAGGCATCACGCGTCATCTCGTCACCTATTCCACGGGCGCTCCGGCAACCGGCTTGGATCAGCCGGCCATCGAGCGCATCGTGCAAGCCGCCGCGAAAAGCGGTTACGGCTTGCGATCGATCGTGCATGAGTTGGTGCAGAGCGAATTATTCCAATCGAAGTGA
- a CDS encoding tetratricopeptide repeat protein codes for MRNTWFGSAVAIATALMMVPGALAAHGHGGGGGGHHGGGGGGHHGGGGGGHHSSGFSGGHHSGGYSGGHHSSGGSQSFSGSMHHGSSGSRSYGGSSFGGSSLGRQSFGAQSFGGGHHNSGGGQSFNSRHHVGTSLGASGFSGNGGGQRGGGVNGGGSNFATRHASGMNGSGMHNHGGGVQRTSGSIGGANFSNGASFHARHAVGTGSQNGAAFAGGYRHGTGTGGYGGNGYGGNGYNNGYRHGGNYGSYGNYGGGNRYGYGNYGYNRYGYGGGYGRGGYGYGLGGYGLGYGGYGGYYGYGYGNPWGYLLSSAIYGIRPLLGYGYGGYGGYGYGGYGGYGGYGNGYGYGNNYGYGNGSYANYAPIAGNQAVPVQATAPTLAAGVGDFAAQGENDFRTGNYEAAVRDWQHALVDDPNNATLVMMMSQGLFATGKYDEAAGALQAALQGVPQDKWNAVVGNYRELYGNIQDYTNQLRALEAASEKTESPAMQFLLGYHYGFLGFPKEAVRELDKGLKLAPQDVLAKQLRDMFAAKLSPAAVTAPPVPKT; via the coding sequence ATGCGAAATACATGGTTCGGATCGGCCGTTGCCATCGCAACGGCGTTGATGATGGTGCCAGGCGCACTGGCCGCTCATGGTCATGGTGGAGGAGGCGGCGGACATCACGGCGGCGGCGGAGGTGGGCATCATGGAGGCGGCGGGGGAGGACATCACAGCAGCGGCTTCAGCGGGGGTCATCACAGCGGTGGCTATAGCGGCGGCCACCATAGCTCCGGTGGAAGCCAAAGCTTCAGCGGAAGCATGCACCACGGCAGCAGCGGAAGCCGTTCTTACGGCGGCAGCTCGTTCGGAGGCAGTTCGCTAGGCCGACAATCGTTCGGCGCGCAGTCGTTCGGCGGCGGTCATCACAACTCCGGCGGCGGGCAGTCGTTCAATTCGCGACATCACGTCGGCACCTCGCTCGGCGCGTCGGGTTTCTCCGGCAACGGCGGCGGCCAGCGTGGAGGTGGAGTCAACGGCGGAGGTTCTAATTTCGCTACGCGACATGCCTCGGGCATGAACGGCTCGGGCATGCACAACCACGGCGGTGGAGTGCAACGAACCTCGGGCAGCATCGGCGGAGCGAATTTTTCCAACGGCGCGAGCTTTCATGCTCGGCATGCCGTCGGAACCGGTTCGCAGAACGGAGCCGCTTTTGCCGGGGGCTATCGACATGGAACCGGCACGGGTGGCTACGGCGGTAACGGCTATGGAGGCAACGGTTACAACAACGGCTACCGACACGGCGGCAACTACGGCAGCTATGGAAACTACGGCGGCGGCAATCGCTATGGATACGGCAACTACGGCTACAACCGTTACGGCTATGGCGGCGGATATGGTCGTGGTGGTTATGGATATGGCTTAGGCGGTTATGGCTTAGGCTACGGTGGATATGGCGGCTACTACGGCTATGGCTACGGCAATCCGTGGGGCTATTTGCTCTCGAGCGCGATCTACGGCATCCGTCCGCTGCTGGGTTACGGCTACGGCGGTTATGGTGGATACGGATACGGTGGCTATGGTGGGTACGGCGGTTATGGGAATGGGTATGGCTACGGCAATAACTATGGGTACGGCAACGGATCCTATGCCAACTACGCACCCATAGCGGGCAACCAAGCCGTGCCGGTACAAGCGACCGCTCCGACTCTCGCAGCAGGCGTCGGCGACTTCGCGGCTCAAGGGGAAAACGATTTCCGCACCGGCAACTACGAAGCTGCCGTCCGTGATTGGCAACATGCTTTAGTCGATGATCCGAACAACGCCACGCTCGTCATGATGATGAGCCAAGGCTTGTTCGCAACCGGGAAGTACGATGAAGCGGCGGGCGCTTTGCAAGCCGCGCTGCAAGGGGTTCCGCAAGACAAGTGGAACGCCGTCGTCGGCAACTATCGCGAACTCTACGGCAACATCCAGGACTACACGAACCAGCTTCGTGCTCTGGAAGCCGCCTCGGAGAAAACCGAATCGCCGGCGATGCAATTTCTGCTCGGCTACCACTACGGCTTCCTCGGGTTTCCGAAAGAGGCCGTTCGAGAACTCGACAAAGGCTTGAAACTCGCACCGCAAGACGTCTTGGCGAAGCAGCTGCGCGACATGTTCGCCGCGAAGCTCAGCCCTGCCGCCGTGACGGCTCCTCCGGTGCCGAAAACCTAA